The nucleotide sequence CCCAGCCCCTTTCCGGTGCGCGTTCTCACTGATATAACGTCTGAACTTTCTGGCTCCGGGTTCGCCCTGGTACAACCCGAGCATGTGGCGGGTAATGTGGCTCAGATAAACGCCTTTACTCATCTGCTCTTCAATATAAGGCACCATCTGCTCAATCAGAACACGGCGCTCGGGCAATGGTTTACTGCTGCCATAGAGGCGATTGTCCACTTCTGCCATCAGGTAAGGATTGTGATATGCCTCCCGCCCCAGCATCACACCATCAACATGCAGCATGTGCTGTTCAATCTGATCGAAGCTGGCAATACCACCGTTAATGGTAATTTCCAGTTCAGGAAAGTCGCGCTTCAGCTGATAGACCACTTCCGGCTTCAGCGGTGGGATATCACGATTTTCTTTAGGAGACAGCCCTTCAAGAATGGCAATTCGGGCATGGGCAATAAATGTCTCACAACCAGCGTCTTTGACCGTACCGACAAAGTCCACCAGCTCTTCATAAGACTCCCTGCCATTAATCCCGATCCGGTGCTTAACCGTGACAGGAATATCCACTGCGTCCTTCATTGCTTTTACCGCGTCAGCCACCGTCTCAGGCTCTGCCATCAGGCAGGCACCAATTCGGCCATTCTGAACCCGGTCGCTGGGGCAACCAACGTTCAAATTGACTTCCTGATAACCGGCTGACTCAGCCATTTTGGCACACTGCGCCAGATGATCAGGGTCATGCCCACCCAGCTGCAGGGCCAGGGGGTATTCAGCAACTGAATGCTTCAGAAACCTCTCCCGGTCACCATAAACCAGCGCGCCGGATGTCACCATTTCAGTGTACAGAACCGCATGTTCTGAGAGCAGGCGATGGAAATAACGACAATGGCGGTCAGTCCAGTCCATCATAGGCGCAACGGAAAACCGGCGACACAGGGCTTTAGGGCTTTTTCCTTTTATATCAGTGGTTAAAGCTTGATCAGTATTTACTTTTTGCACCATCGTACGACCCTAATTTACCCTTAAAACTTGCTTCATTTGCTACATGTAGTAAATTTCCAATCTATTGCTACATGCCGTGAGAAGTATAGATGAGCATCCTAAAGAGAAAAACCAAAAGTGGGAAGTTGCGTTATACCGTACAAGTCAAAAAAATGATTAAGGGTGAAACGTACTCAGACAGTAAAACCTTCGGTTCATTAACCGCTGCTAAAGCATGGGAGCGCAAACGGGCTTCGGAGTTGGACGGGGCTGAAAATGTTTCATCTCTGGCAGAAGATGAAACCCTGAATATGACCGTTGGCGAGCTGGTCTCTGCCTATCTTAAAAAAGCCACTAAAATCGGACGCAGTAAGAATGCAGTTCTTAATTCCATGAAAGGCCACCCTTTTCTCAGCCGTATTAAGCTGAAGGATTTCAACCCCCAACACCTATACCAATATTGCCAGGGACGGCTTGCCGAATGCCAACCACAGACGATCTGGCAAGATATCTCATTCCTTCGTAGTGTATTCAAGCAAGCTCAGGTGGTGCTGTCGCTGAATATTGATGACCAAGTGTTTGTAAAGGCCATGCCGACCCTGAAAGAACACAACCTGATCAGCAAATCAAAGCAGCGTAGCCGTAAAGCCAGTGGGAATGAGCTTGAAAGAGTACTTGAGTACCTACGGAAACCAAATCCACAACGCAAAATACCCACTGCAGATATCATCGAGTTTGCCTATGAATCAGGTATGCGCCGCAGTGAAGTCTGCAATCTGAAATGGTCGGATCTTGTTGAAGAACGATCCATCATCAGAATCATGGAAAGAAAGGACCCCAGTAACAAACACACAAATGATCAGGATGTCCCCCTGACTCCGAGAGCATTAAAGATTATTTTGTCACAACCCAGAATCAATAATCGAATATTTCCTTATAAACCTGATTCAATCCGCGCAGCCTGGGACCGCACCTGCCAAAAGCTCGGAATTGAGGACCTTCGTTTTCATGACCTCCGTCGAACAGGGCTGACACGATTAATTGATGCAGGTCTGTCTGAATTTGAAGTCCGTCAGATTTCAGGGCACAAGGATGTAAAAATGCTTCAGCGGTATGTAAACATTAATCCAGATAAGGTAGCTGAAAAGCTAAAGGGGCTTTAAAAGCCCCAGTTTAATTAAGTTTCTCGTAATCATCTCTGGCGCTGGCAAACGTATCATCCAGATACTTTGCCAAATCCCTGATATGAACCAGGTAAGGCGCTCTGGTACTGGCATAGGCTCGTGATACCGGAAATGGCCAGTCCCCCTTATTGATGCTTTCACAGGCTTTTTTATAGGACAGGCCTGTTACCTCTTTACAGCAGTCCTCCAGCTTGATGACTGGAGATTTATATTTACCATACAGCATTAATTCTGTTGTTAGCATAATTACGTGACCGAACTTTTTACCTGCTGCCACAGGATTATTAGAAGGTGCTGACACACCACAAAGAGTTAAACTACAACTACCACCTCAACCGGATAAACCACCCCATCCCAGCACCGTTCCTTAACCACTCTGGCCAGATCCCGCCGGATCAACCCCTGGATAGTCCGGGTACCAAAGAACCAGGCGGGAATCGGGTAGCCGGTCACAAGGCTGGTACGGGTCTCAACCTCTGTCGCTGACCAGAAGCCGCCTTTGTACTTGATTAAACGCCCATGCTCTTTCAGACGGTTATAGGCTTTTTGCATTTCCGGGGAAAGTTTCTTGCTGGTCATTACAAGTCATCCCCTTTTACAGAAACACGATAAGCATTCGGTGCTTTAACTTTGGGGGCAGGCAGAACGGTAATTTTCCCACCCCTGGCGAGAAACGCCTTAACCTTTCTGTCGATTTGCTGCCGTTTATCTTCCTGGCAGGAAGGGCTTTTGCTGTGTTCAGTTTCATGCTGCCACATGACTGAATCTCCTTTTGTTATTGTGCCTGAGCTATTTGAGTATTAGGTGGATTTATCCGGATAACTCTGTATTTAACTGCAAATCCGGATGAGTACGTCTAATACGGGTTATATTCACTAGTCCTCATTAAATAACTCGAATGCGGCTTGCGGATCGTTTGAACTCAGTTCAGCAATATCTGGAGCTATAGCATTCATTGCATCCCATGCCCAAGCCCGATGCTTATTAGAGCATTCCGGGAAACGCTGTATGGATGTAAGTTCAGCCAAACATTTCTTTAGTCGATCATCGGTTAATTCAGGGACTTCGTTTTTAGGTACGTAAGCCACACCATCAATTAAAACTTCCATCAATATCTCCCGTGAATATACCAAGTCGTTCGTAAGGACGTGCCTTCGGCACGCCTCACAACTTCAGGGTTATCTGTAAATATCAGCTAATGAGAACACCATACCTTTACAGTACTTCTCTCCATCGGATACGATCTCAAAAGTTTCGTGCGGGATGTCGGTTTTGTATAGCCAAGTGTAATCATCTTCATCAAAAACAGCTTCAATGCTTTTAGCTTTAGGCTGGCGTGAAAAGAACTCTTTCAGCTCTTCATCGTCCTCAATGTTTTTACGTTCAGGCAACAAGCCTTTCTCATCAACGAAAGCAATACCACCCTCATAACAACCAAGCTCATCATAAATAGCACCGTCAAAATCCATCAGGTCATCTGAAGCACCATAAACAATCACAAGGCCAGCAACCTTGGCCTGTTCTTTTAATTCGGCACTTGGGCGAAGCGGGTATTCAGTACCGTTTAATTGTTGAGCCAGTTCTTTTGTATTCATTGTTTTCGCTCTTTAGTTTAGAGTTAATTTACAGATAACAAATCAATGCAACGGATTGTCTTTGGCAACCGATGATTGAAGGGTTATGTCGCTGAATCAGCATTGTATTTATCAATAACCTCTGATGCGTAAATATGCATTGCATTGACACCAGCTTCCTTCACATTCACTTCATACTGTTCGTTCTGCTCAACCCAAATATCAAGAATATTTGAGCAGTGATAAACTTCACCATCATCCCAGACAAGATCGCCAGGCTTTGAGTATCCCAGATAATCTTCGCCATAGCCTTCATTCTGTTCGTCGATATCTTCTTGAGTAACTACGTGAAAGCTGTCCAGTTTTGAGAAAAGTGCTTCAGCCATTTCAGCCGCTTCTTTTTCAAGCTTTTTATCAGTGTAAAAGAGTTCTTTTACTTCCTTTGAAACACACTCTTTGATCAGCTCTTTGAATCGTTCCTTGTTTACAAATGACATTCTGTTTCTCCAGTATTGTGCAATCGTGAACCTAAAAACAACGCTCATTTAACCACCAAATGAACCCCGCTTTCATGGCAATAACTAACAATCAGCGTTCGTTTACGAAAGCTCCCTTTTTTAGTAAACAATTCATGAGCCCAAACCCTGTTCGTATCTTCAGCCTGGCTACCTTCAGCACTGATTTCCAAATGACTTAAATAGCCTTTTGAACCGCACCAGCTAACAAAGAACTTATTGCCGGTTCTTCTATAAGCTTTGGTTACAAGCGCTGAAATCATGTGTACTGAATCAAGACAATTCAGCTGAAACTTCATTATTTCAATCATCGCTAATCTCAACCCCCAACTTCCCAGCCAACACATCCAGCCCTTCCAAATACTGGGTAGCGTCTTTCCTACTATCAACAAATGCATTCTGGATAGCTTCTTCAGGTGTTTTTCCACCCCCCTGAGCCAGCCCAGCCTTAAGAAGGCCACGGTGTATATTCAACACAGCCCGGAAGGGATAATGCTTGCATTCACTTTTCACTAACTCCCCAACCCGCTCACCATCAACAAAGATCCCATCTCTCACAATGGTTTTTTTCTCATATGGTCCAATCTCAAATTTCATCACTGATCACCTCTCCCGGTTTCTTCAATCAACTCAATCATCAACCCGATAAACACCAGCTTCTCCCGTTTCTCTCTGAACTGTTCCGGTGTCCGGGTTCTTGTTTTCTGCAACGCTTCCAGTTCCAGCTTCAGCTCCAGAAGCGTCGATTCATTGCTGACAACATCAGCCTGGTTAAATCCTCCTTTCATCATCAATACCCATTCTCCTGCACCTCCGGCACGCTCACGCTCAACCCGAACCGCTCCAGCTCCGTCAACGACAGGCCGAACAGATGGGTAGCCCGTTTGCTGCCAATGGTGCGCTCCTTGTCCCGGAACGGCTCCGGACAGACCCCCGCATCCTTCACCTGTCGTGCAAACACCGTGGCACTCTTCACCGGCATGGCGTCGAACTTTGCCCGCAGGCTGCTACTGGTGGAAAGGTGCTGCATGATATGGGTGAAACGAATGAACAACAGCGACTCGTCCGGATCATTGGGGTTACGCTCAAACTTGTAGGGAAACTTGAAATTGTTGGCGTCGATCTCGCCCAGAATGATCTCCATAATCCAGACCCAGGGCTCACGATCCGCACTACTTTCAGTAACGTGGGCATTCATGGTACCCAGCAGGTCAAGGGGAAAATCACCCTGGTTACTGGGCAATTCCAGAAACTCACACAACAACCGCCAGGCACAGTACAAAGCGGCATAATTGCCCACCATCCGGTTTGCGCCGTCGTCATCGCCACTGGCGGCACTCTTCTCCATCAGGAACAGACGGCACTTTTCGTACAGCCCCCGAACGTTTTTGCGCTCCAGGTTCGACAGCCATTTAACCCACTCCCGCACCGGGAAACGGGGCAGGTCTTCCGGCAACATATCGCCCTTGCGCCCGCTCAGGTCCGAACGGATCACCTTACCCAGCAAACTCTGAACCGGCACATCCTCGCCCGCCAGCAGCACCGGGGCGCATTGCACATACTCGGTCATATCCGTCCCCCGACGGGTAACGGTGAACTGGTAGCACTCCTGCAACATACCCACCGCCTTATCAATAATGTCCTGACGACGGGCTGACAGCTCCTCCCAGCCCACCGGGTGGCCGGTATGGGAAATAGATGTCAGAATCCGAAACTCTGTCTGCAAACTCTGACCACCAAACATGGTCATGCCTACAGTACGCTCCAGCCGTTTAACCAGGGTCGATTTACCGGCACCTTTATTACTCTGCAAAATGGAGTGAGGCCAGAAACCCAGAAACGCTTTCAGGTGCGCACCCAGCCCCCACACCAGTTGAATCAGCGCAGCGTTGTAATGAAAGGTTTTCTGGTACGCCTCCACCACCTGCCGACCATGAAACACTGGCCCCGAAGGAAAGCGCAGATTGTGGTAAGGGCATTGCTTGTCCGGCTCGGTGAAATAACAGTCCGGCCCTTCATTCATCACCGGGCGACCATTGCGCCAGGCCAGTCCGACAAAATTAATGGCATCCCTGGCACCAATATCCGTAGCCCGTTCCATAATGTTCAGCATTCGGGAAAATCGTGCCGGGGAATAAATAGGACCAAACTTTTTCCATTGTTCCGGGTTATGAAGCTGTTCATCCTGAAACACACGACGCTGTAATCGGTTGCCATGGCGCGGGGTCTGTACGGTTGCGGCAAAAATCGTATTGGGTTGGGCGTCTTTCTCACCACTCATGGTGGCGGTGGCACTTTGAATGGATACACGGCTCAGGCCAGCAATCCGAAAACCACACAGATCCTGATGGGTAATCTGGTCGTTGCCGTCTTCGTCCTTGCCGATTTTCAAGTGCTGGGTAAAGTCTTCCTTCACCCGAAATTTCCAGTACTCACTGTAATCATGGGCAGGCAGAAACAAGCGGGTTTTACCCAGGGAGCTGACCATATCCTTTTCAACCTTGCCGGGCAGACCAGGCACCAGCCAGGGCTCATGTTCTTCCAGGGCCGACCGAAGGTTATTTCTTCCCAGCTCCAGCCCGTAGTTCACCAGAAAATCATTCAGGTCATTCACGCCTTCCCACTTATTCCCCGTGATCTGATCCACAAACAGACAGGGCATATTCAGGGCAGTCAGCTTTTCATGCACTGCCCAGGCGGCTTTCGCCCCTGCACGGTAGCCAGTCTTTTTATCCGGCTCGTCATTATCAAAGGCGCAAATAATCCGCTTGCCTTCCAGCAGGCTCCAGTCCTTTTCATGGAGGTTACTGGCACCCATGGTGGCTAAACCCGCCCAGCCCTTTTCACCCAGAGCCGTACAGTGAACCGACAGGGCATTAATAGGCGACTCAACCAGCACAATCGTGTGGGCAGCTTTAATATGATGGTGGCTCAAACACCAGAAAGCGGGGCCTTTCTCGCCATGACAGTGGGTTTTCAAACCCCCGTTCAGCTCCTTGTCAAAATAACGGTATTCAACCGTCGTCACCCGCTTGCTGGAAAACTCCCGGCAGATAAACGCCACGGCGGGCCCACCATGAAACTTTTCACCGGGCTGTTTGCCGGTACTGGTGTAATCGGAATAACCAAGGGTTCGGGCAGATATCGCCTGTTTCACCACCTCCTCAGACAAACGACGCTCATCAACCAGGTAAGATATCGCCTCTTCCGGGCTGCCCAGCACCTGATCCGCCAGCCACTCAACACGGGTACGCTCTCTGGCCGGAGCATCGGGCTTGTCAAAAGGAATGTTGTACTCCTTGTGCAGCCAGCGGATCGCCTCGCCGGTATCCGTGGCATGATCGGTATAAATCACCAGGTCAATAATGCTGCCACCTTCATCCGTGGCATGATCCTTCCAGCGCAACTCACCCTTTTTGCGATAAACAGAAAAACTGGCGTTCTTGTCATCCCGAACCGGCGAATGATAAAGGGCTTCACGATTCCCGTTCATCTTGCCGTCACGCTTCATGCCCAGGTGTTCACACAGGTCATGCAGGTCAATGTGTTCCTTGAGCTGCTCAATACTGGCCATTGTCAGCGGCCTCCGGGGTAGAGACTTCCACGACTACCTCTGCACCGAACTGGTCTTTCAACGACTGAAAGCCAATATCCGTCAGCAGGTTCGCCAGTGGCGGGTTGGTTTCCTGAATCCTGCGCCAGACACGCTGTTTCTGTTCACGATTCAGACGGGACAGGTTGATTTTTTTCTTGTTAGCCATGGTCGTCGATCCTGACTGGTTCAATAGATGACCCCTGTCCATGGGGTAAACGGTTAGTGCCTGCGGTGCCGGTTCGCCAGCATTGCCCGACAGGCTTCGGGCTTGCTACAGCGACCCGTGCCAGGGCAGGCATCAAGGTTACGGTTGTCACAGGGGCGACAGCGTGGCACCGTCTGCGCCCTTGGGGTGATCATTCCGGTGACAAACTCGCACCGGAAACCGAGCAGGTCAGTGTTTAGCTCAGTCATGGTTCACCTCATCAGGCTTTTCATCCAGACCAGGCTGACCTACGTGATAAATGCTGTTGTTAATCTCGTTCAACAGCTTCAGCATCATCCGGGCTTCGTCGTCCGTCAGGGTGCCGCACAGGTTCAGGTGTTGCTGGCGGATATTCGTCACCAGCTTCCCGAACACACCGGCTTCTGCAGCGCTGATATCCAGCCGCTCGATCTCGAAATCAAAGGAAGGGGTCGCTTCAGTCATTGAACGTACCTGCTATTTTTATTTTTCTTATTGATGAAGGCACATGCACCTGCTCATGCATCTTCAGCCAGATTTCCTCACGCCAGATCGACACACTGCGGGGCGCATCAATCGAAAACCGTACATTGCCATGGACATTGATTACCCGGATGTTGATGTCACTTTCATTCAGCAATGTTGAACCTGAAGGTCGGTTGAGAACCGCTTTGCCCCTGGGGGTTTCCAGAGACACCCGAATCTGCTTTTCCGAAGAACTGAGCAGCGTAATACGCATAGTGTCGTTAATGCGGATGCTCTCGCCCTGTCGTCTTGTCAGTACCAGCATCGTTAAACCTCCTGAATATTGATGCCATACACCTGCGCAACTTCTCTTGCGGCACTCTCCCAGTAGACACCGAAACAGGCGTCTTCAATCAGACCGTGAAACAGACGATTATTTGTCCGGTCAAGACAACCAGGGCCGTGAATCGCCACCGGGATTTCCAGTGCAAGACCCACAAAGGCATTTGCCAGAAAACTGGCTGCGGAACAGAACGGATGCCTGACCATTACAAACTCAAAGACTTCTTTAGCGGAGCCTTCCATCTGTTCCAGCATGGGCTGATAGTGCGCCTGACGTGCAGGGTGACTATCCATAATGTGTGCAACATGGCTCATACCGCATACCTCCCGAATTCCATCATTTCCTCCTTATCCGGGAGGGTATAGATGGTGGTGGTTTTAAGGTCCTCATGCCCCAGAAACGCCTGCACCCGCATCAGGGTTCGGGCAACGTCATCACTGGCCTGAACCTGACGCTTTGCCCAGGTGTGCCGGAACCAGTGGGGCGAGCCCACCGGAACCCCTGCCGCCTTGCACCAGTTCTGCATCCGGGACTGAAACGAACGGATACTCATGCCCCGGTGATTGCGGGACAAAATCAGCGGGCGGTCATGGAATGGGGTGTCGGGCCAGTCGCTTTCACAGGACATTTCCTTATGAATCTTCACCAGCGTCCGCAACGTCTGGCAGATGCTCTTGCTGGCAAACAGATCCTGCTGCTTCCTGCCCTTGTTGATCTCCGGACGAATCCGCAAACGCTCATGGCGTAGTGCTTCCAGCGCATCACCCACGGTCAGCCCCGACAGCACACAGACCCTGACCGCAGAAAAGCGCGCCAGCTGCATCCAGGCCAGATCCCGACGGGCTTCAACCCCGCCATGCCGTTTGATAAAAGCAAACAGCTGCTTCTCTTCCGGCTGGGTGAAATAGGTGTCGAACACCTGGCTGTTACTTTTCTTTTTCACGGCTTACCTCCTCTTGTTGTAATAGCTTCGCCGTCTGGTAGGTCAGGGCCAGATGTGCCGCCTGCGCCCTGCCGTTGTTGTCGTATTCCACCGCCACAATCGACACCAGCCACGGTGCCAGCGGCAACAGGTCAAGGGTATGGATACTGCGAACCGGCAACCCCTTAACCCCTCTGCCCACCACCTGAATCCGTGGCAGTGGCAATGCCCGGAAAACCAACCGGCAGTGGTCGCCCAGTAACAGGGCTTCCCCGTCAGCCAGCTTTTTGCGGGTGTCTGGCTGCACACCCAGTAACTCAGGTTGTAACCGAATCAGAGTCATCATCCTTCTCCCTGGAATCCTTAATGTCCCTGACAACGCCGTACCGTGCGTGCATCTCCATCACCCGGCGCAGGGTGTCGTCTTTCATGGCCTCTTCAAAAGTCATGGAACAGGCCAGCGGGTAACTGTCGAAACAGGCACGCAGGCGTTCTTCGGTGACTTCGGTTTGCAGTTTTATTGTCAGCTGACGTTTTTTGACTGGTTGCCAGCGATGCTCTCTTCTGATACCTGGCATGGGATTCCCTCCTGCTGCCGTTGCTGGTACCGCTCAAGAAACTGCTGTAATTCTTGTTGGAAAAAAATCCGGGTACAGGTCGCTGCCTTTTTGGGGTCAATGACCTGATCCGGCCCCAGGTTGTCGCTCACATGGGTAATACCCAGCTTGCGAAGAGAGGCCGGAATCTCAGTCATCCACCAGAGCCTCCAGCCGGGCGAGGAATTCGAAGAAAGCCTGAACCTGCTCGATGCCTTCCTGAAGAATCCGGTGATAGTCGCTGCGCTGGATGCTTCCATCGCTAAGGGTGAGAGAGACTTCCCTGGCAACCTTCCCGATCTCCCGGTGCCAACCCGCATAGGCAGACAACAACTCCATATCACCGGTAGAAGAGAATTCACCCAGGTGGGTAATGGTATGATTCAGGGTGGCGGCTATAGCCTGAAGGGGGCTGTAATTTTTGGTCAGATGCATCAGTGCGATGGCATCCGCCAGCCCGAGCTTATGGCCAGGCATGGAACTGTTGAGTTCATTACTGAGAGTATTGGCCGACTTGCCAAGCTTCAGCGAAAGTGCCTTACGACTGCCTTTGTAATCTTTTGTCAGACTTTCAAAAGTGCGGTAAACCAGTGCCATATCAGGCAAACCGGTATTGGGGTCTATTGGATTCATGTGATTTCTCCGATTCCTTTCACATTCACAAACCGGAGACACTGACCAATACTCTACTCAGGCGGATATGTTACTATCCGCACTGAGACGAAAGTGACTGAGCTATTGGTTGCCATCCTGCCAGATGGTGGTCAGCGTCTCTGGCATTCGGGGCTGACACCTCGAATGCCATTTTTTTATGTATTGATTAAACCTTCCCAGTGCGGATCTTCAGTAATGGGTGGAAGACCACGGGACGCTTCTTCCGCCGTAACAATATCTTCCATCAACACCTTGGCCATATTGCCTTTCTTGCGACGATCCAGTGTTGCCAGGCGCAGTATACGTGCGGCTAATTCCTGTGACCGAATGCTGACAACAGGGGAAACACCTTCTTCTACCGGTTGTCCTGACTCTTTTTTCATGGGCATAATTCCCTTTTAGCGTCTACTTTGTAGAAATTAATTCTTTTTTTTATGAATGTATACGTTTAACTGAGACATTAGTACTTTTAAAAAAGACTGTCAATAGCTTTTAATCATAATTTTATGAATGACTTCAAGGCGCGACTGGATCGAGTCCTGGCTGGACGCAAACTACACCCCTGGGCTAGGGGGCTTGGTTTTTCTCGTGGGGCTGCGGAAAACATGGGCAAAGGCGTAGTTCCTGGTTCTGAGATTCTGACGGTAATCATGCGACAGGAAAATGTGAGTCTTACCTGGTTAGCTACTGGCCGGGGTGTACCGTTTATGGTGCATCAGTGTAAGTATGCTGACGACCTGACCGAT is from Endozoicomonas gorgoniicola and encodes:
- the dusA gene encoding tRNA dihydrouridine(20/20a) synthase DusA, which codes for MVQKVNTDQALTTDIKGKSPKALCRRFSVAPMMDWTDRHCRYFHRLLSEHAVLYTEMVTSGALVYGDRERFLKHSVAEYPLALQLGGHDPDHLAQCAKMAESAGYQEVNLNVGCPSDRVQNGRIGACLMAEPETVADAVKAMKDAVDIPVTVKHRIGINGRESYEELVDFVGTVKDAGCETFIAHARIAILEGLSPKENRDIPPLKPEVVYQLKRDFPELEITINGGIASFDQIEQHMLHVDGVMLGREAYHNPYLMAEVDNRLYGSSKPLPERRVLIEQMVPYIEEQMSKGVYLSHITRHMLGLYQGEPGARKFRRYISENAHRKGAGVEVLLAAVDEVEAIREQAKERQIALAAGSAI
- a CDS encoding tyrosine-type recombinase/integrase — protein: MSILKRKTKSGKLRYTVQVKKMIKGETYSDSKTFGSLTAAKAWERKRASELDGAENVSSLAEDETLNMTVGELVSAYLKKATKIGRSKNAVLNSMKGHPFLSRIKLKDFNPQHLYQYCQGRLAECQPQTIWQDISFLRSVFKQAQVVLSLNIDDQVFVKAMPTLKEHNLISKSKQRSRKASGNELERVLEYLRKPNPQRKIPTADIIEFAYESGMRRSEVCNLKWSDLVEERSIIRIMERKDPSNKHTNDQDVPLTPRALKIILSQPRINNRIFPYKPDSIRAAWDRTCQKLGIEDLRFHDLRRTGLTRLIDAGLSEFEVRQISGHKDVKMLQRYVNINPDKVAEKLKGL
- a CDS encoding pyocin activator PrtN family protein; this translates as MLTTELMLYGKYKSPVIKLEDCCKEVTGLSYKKACESINKGDWPFPVSRAYASTRAPYLVHIRDLAKYLDDTFASARDDYEKLN
- a CDS encoding toprim domain-containing protein translates to MASIEQLKEHIDLHDLCEHLGMKRDGKMNGNREALYHSPVRDDKNASFSVYRKKGELRWKDHATDEGGSIIDLVIYTDHATDTGEAIRWLHKEYNIPFDKPDAPARERTRVEWLADQVLGSPEEAISYLVDERRLSEEVVKQAISARTLGYSDYTSTGKQPGEKFHGGPAVAFICREFSSKRVTTVEYRYFDKELNGGLKTHCHGEKGPAFWCLSHHHIKAAHTIVLVESPINALSVHCTALGEKGWAGLATMGASNLHEKDWSLLEGKRIICAFDNDEPDKKTGYRAGAKAAWAVHEKLTALNMPCLFVDQITGNKWEGVNDLNDFLVNYGLELGRNNLRSALEEHEPWLVPGLPGKVEKDMVSSLGKTRLFLPAHDYSEYWKFRVKEDFTQHLKIGKDEDGNDQITHQDLCGFRIAGLSRVSIQSATATMSGEKDAQPNTIFAATVQTPRHGNRLQRRVFQDEQLHNPEQWKKFGPIYSPARFSRMLNIMERATDIGARDAINFVGLAWRNGRPVMNEGPDCYFTEPDKQCPYHNLRFPSGPVFHGRQVVEAYQKTFHYNAALIQLVWGLGAHLKAFLGFWPHSILQSNKGAGKSTLVKRLERTVGMTMFGGQSLQTEFRILTSISHTGHPVGWEELSARRQDIIDKAVGMLQECYQFTVTRRGTDMTEYVQCAPVLLAGEDVPVQSLLGKVIRSDLSGRKGDMLPEDLPRFPVREWVKWLSNLERKNVRGLYEKCRLFLMEKSAASGDDDGANRMVGNYAALYCAWRLLCEFLELPSNQGDFPLDLLGTMNAHVTESSADREPWVWIMEIILGEIDANNFKFPYKFERNPNDPDESLLFIRFTHIMQHLSTSSSLRAKFDAMPVKSATVFARQVKDAGVCPEPFRDKERTIGSKRATHLFGLSLTELERFGLSVSVPEVQENGY
- a CDS encoding carbon storage regulator gives rise to the protein MLVLTRRQGESIRINDTMRITLLSSSEKQIRVSLETPRGKAVLNRPSGSTLLNESDINIRVINVHGNVRFSIDAPRSVSIWREEIWLKMHEQVHVPSSIRKIKIAGTFND
- a CDS encoding tyrosine-type recombinase/integrase, with protein sequence MKKKSNSQVFDTYFTQPEEKQLFAFIKRHGGVEARRDLAWMQLARFSAVRVCVLSGLTVGDALEALRHERLRIRPEINKGRKQQDLFASKSICQTLRTLVKIHKEMSCESDWPDTPFHDRPLILSRNHRGMSIRSFQSRMQNWCKAAGVPVGSPHWFRHTWAKRQVQASDDVARTLMRVQAFLGHEDLKTTTIYTLPDKEEMMEFGRYAV
- a CDS encoding phage regulatory CII family protein codes for the protein MNPIDPNTGLPDMALVYRTFESLTKDYKGSRKALSLKLGKSANTLSNELNSSMPGHKLGLADAIALMHLTKNYSPLQAIAATLNHTITHLGEFSSTGDMELLSAYAGWHREIGKVAREVSLTLSDGSIQRSDYHRILQEGIEQVQAFFEFLARLEALVDD